The genomic window ACTGTCCAGACTTGAGGTGGCTTCATCAAACACCAGGATGGGCGCGTCCTTGATCGCCGCCCGGGCAATGCCCACGCGCTGCCGCTCACCGCCCGAGAGCTTCAGTCCCCGCTCTCCCACCACCGTATCAAGTCCCGCGGGAAGTCGGGCGACAAAATCCTGAAGATGCGCAGCGGCGACGGCCTTTTGCAACGCCTCCTCGTCCGCGTCGGGGTTGCCATAGCGGATATTTTCCCGAAGGCTGTCGTTAAACAAGACGCAGTCCTGGGGAACAATGGCGATCTGGCGCCGCAGGGAGCGCTGCGTCAGATCCCGGAGATCCTGCCCGTCGATGCTCACCATTCCGGACTGAGGGTCGTAAAAGCGGAACAGCAGTTTTACCAGCGTAGACTTTCCCGCACCGCTGGCGCCCACCACGGCCACCTTTTCACCGCCCTGCACAGCAAAGCTGACGCCCTGAAGGATGGGCCGCGCGTCGTCATAAGCAAAGGCCACGTCCTTGAATTCCAGCACCGCCCTACTCACCTCCAGCTCCCCGGCGTCTTCCTTGTCGGCCACCGCAGGCTGGCGGTCTAACAGCGCAAACAATCGCTCGATATTGGCAAGGGAGCTTTTTATCTCCCGATAGACAAAGCCGAGAAAACCCAGGGGCATGAACAGCTGCAACATGAACTGATTGATGAGTACGAAATCACCCAGGCTCATGCTGCCGCCCTGGACCTGCCAGGCCGCAAGACCCAGCATGGAGGTTTGGGACAGCGCGATAATGAGCGCCTGCCCTCCATTGAGCGCAAACAGCGAGAGACGGTTTTTCCGTCTTGCGCCCTCCCATACGGCGAGGGACTCGTCGTAGCGCCGGGCCTCAAACTCCTCGTTGGTGAAGTATTTCACCGTTTCATAATTGAGGAGGCTATCTACGGAGCGAGTATTGCTGCTCGAGTCTGCTTCGTTAACCTCGCGCACAAAGCGTGTCCGCCAGGCCGTTGCCCGGAAGGAGTAGAGGCCATAGAGGGTGACGGAAGCCAGCACGATAACGGCATAGGGCCAGCCGTATCCCAAGAGG from Congregibacter litoralis KT71 includes these protein-coding regions:
- a CDS encoding ABCB family ABC transporter ATP-binding protein/permease; translated protein: MLGHIYRRLAPVLRENRRRVLLALLCLLAAKGGLLLIPFLLKALVDGLDAGAEATPLMLLLLLVLAYGAARLANTLFGELRDTLFGRVTERAMRRIGLQVFRHVHSLDLDFHLNRRTGGLARDIERGTSGISFLLRFFIFNIAPTLFEIAMVTGILLLGYGWPYAVIVLASVTLYGLYSFRATAWRTRFVREVNEADSSSNTRSVDSLLNYETVKYFTNEEFEARRYDESLAVWEGARRKNRLSLFALNGGQALIIALSQTSMLGLAAWQVQGGSMSLGDFVLINQFMLQLFMPLGFLGFVYREIKSSLANIERLFALLDRQPAVADKEDAGELEVSRAVLEFKDVAFAYDDARPILQGVSFAVQGGEKVAVVGASGAGKSTLVKLLFRFYDPQSGMVSIDGQDLRDLTQRSLRRQIAIVPQDCVLFNDSLRENIRYGNPDADEEALQKAVAAAHLQDFVARLPAGLDTVVGERGLKLSGGERQRVGIARAAIKDAPILVFDEATSSLDSRSEQAVLGAFSSMAQQHTTLVIAHRLSTIVDADRIVVLHDGKVVEQGKHHDLLLENGYYSQLWQAQQRRSE